One part of the Brevundimonas subvibrioides ATCC 15264 genome encodes these proteins:
- the truA gene encoding tRNA pseudouridine(38-40) synthase TruA: MPRYRLTLEYDGRPYAGFQAQDGLPTVQGVVETAVTAFCGQTVRIAAAGRTDSGVHATGQVAHVDLDKAWPASTVMNALNAHMVREGVAVLACEAVPDDWHARFSATGRRYLYRILNRPGRPALERGKVWHVRRPLDVAAMQAGADHLIGHHDFTTFRDLACQSKSPEKTLDVARVSAVGEEVHLVFEARSFLHRQVRSMTGTLVEVGLGRWSPDDVKTALEARDRTACGPVSPSDGLYLTGVAYDP; this comes from the coding sequence ATGCCGCGCTACCGGCTGACGCTGGAATACGACGGCCGGCCCTATGCGGGCTTCCAGGCCCAGGACGGCCTGCCGACGGTCCAGGGCGTGGTCGAGACCGCCGTCACGGCCTTCTGCGGCCAGACCGTGCGCATCGCTGCGGCCGGCCGCACCGACTCCGGCGTCCACGCCACCGGCCAGGTCGCCCATGTCGATCTGGACAAGGCCTGGCCCGCCTCGACGGTCATGAACGCCCTCAACGCCCATATGGTGCGCGAAGGCGTGGCCGTGCTGGCCTGCGAGGCCGTGCCCGACGACTGGCACGCCCGCTTCTCGGCCACCGGGCGGCGCTACCTCTACCGGATCCTGAACCGGCCCGGCCGCCCCGCCCTGGAGCGCGGCAAGGTCTGGCACGTCCGCCGCCCGCTCGACGTCGCCGCCATGCAGGCCGGGGCCGACCACCTGATCGGCCACCACGACTTCACCACCTTCCGCGACCTCGCCTGCCAGTCGAAATCGCCCGAGAAGACCCTCGACGTCGCCCGGGTCAGCGCCGTCGGCGAGGAGGTCCATCTGGTGTTCGAGGCGCGGTCGTTCCTGCACCGCCAGGTCCGCTCCATGACCGGCACCCTGGTCGAGGTCGGGCTGGGCCGCTGGTCGCCCGACGATGTGAAGACCGCGCTCGAGGCCCGCGACCGCACTGCCTGCGGCCCCGTCTCGCCGTCCGACGGCCTCTACCTGACCGGGGTCGCCTATGACCCATAG
- a CDS encoding DoxX family protein, with the protein MTARPILRFILAAAFLAAGILHLLVPTPFLGITPVWVPFAPAVIAVTGIAELAGAVGLMIPRLRQAAGIGLALYAVCVFPANIQHAVSDLALSDPQLGWAYHGPRLLFQPVIVWWALWAGEVIDWPFRRRQAA; encoded by the coding sequence ATGACCGCCCGCCCGATCCTGCGCTTCATCCTCGCCGCCGCCTTCCTCGCGGCGGGGATCCTGCATCTGCTGGTGCCCACTCCCTTCCTCGGCATCACGCCCGTCTGGGTGCCGTTCGCCCCTGCGGTGATCGCCGTGACCGGGATCGCTGAGCTGGCGGGTGCCGTCGGGCTGATGATCCCGCGTCTGCGCCAGGCGGCCGGGATCGGGCTCGCGCTCTATGCGGTCTGCGTTTTCCCGGCCAATATCCAGCACGCCGTCAGCGACCTGGCGCTAAGTGATCCGCAGCTGGGATGGGCCTATCACGGCCCACGCCTGCTGTTTCAGCCGGTGATCGTCTGGTGGGCGCTCTGGGCCGGCGAAGTGATCGACTGGCCGTTCCGGCGGCGTCAGGCCGCCTGA
- the trpA gene encoding tryptophan synthase subunit alpha, with protein MTTSRIDARFAALKAEGRAGFVAYVMAGDPSRDEALAILRGLPAAGADIIELGFPFSDPMAEGPPIQRAALRGLKAGLTLKGTLDLARAFREGDADTPLILMGYLNPIESYGYDAFARDAAAAGVDGCIVVDCPPEEADPLTDALDAAQVSLIRLATPTSDDARLEVIARRTSGFVYYVSVAGVTGVKEAQSASVAPAVERVRRASGLPVAVGFGVKTPERAAEIARVADAVVAGSVLVDEVAAALDANEPVATRVLSKVKALADAVRGARVGETV; from the coding sequence ATGACCACCTCCCGCATCGACGCCCGCTTCGCCGCGCTGAAGGCCGAGGGCCGGGCCGGCTTCGTCGCCTATGTGATGGCCGGCGACCCCTCGCGTGACGAGGCCCTGGCGATCCTGCGCGGCCTGCCCGCCGCCGGGGCCGACATTATCGAACTGGGCTTTCCGTTCAGCGACCCGATGGCCGAGGGTCCGCCGATCCAGCGCGCGGCGCTGCGCGGCCTCAAGGCCGGCCTGACGCTGAAGGGCACGCTCGACCTCGCCCGGGCCTTCCGTGAGGGCGACGCCGACACGCCCCTGATCCTGATGGGCTATCTGAACCCGATCGAGAGCTACGGCTACGACGCCTTCGCCCGCGACGCGGCGGCGGCCGGCGTCGACGGCTGTATCGTCGTCGACTGTCCGCCGGAAGAGGCCGATCCGCTGACGGACGCCCTGGACGCGGCGCAGGTCTCCCTGATCCGCCTGGCCACGCCGACGTCCGACGACGCCCGGCTGGAGGTCATCGCGCGGCGGACCTCGGGCTTCGTCTATTACGTCTCCGTCGCCGGCGTCACGGGCGTAAAGGAGGCCCAGTCGGCCTCCGTCGCGCCCGCCGTCGAACGCGTGCGCCGCGCTTCGGGCCTGCCTGTCGCCGTCGGCTTCGGGGTCAAGACGCCGGAACGCGCCGCAGAGATCGCCCGTGTCGCCGATGCGGTCGTCGCCGGTTCGGTGCTGGTGGATGAGGTCGCCGCCGCCCTCGACGCGAACGAACCGGTCGCAACCCGCGTTCTGTCGAAGGTGAAGGCCTTGGCCGACGCCGTGCGCGGTGCACGCGTGGGCGAAACCGTCTAA
- the accD gene encoding acetyl-CoA carboxylase, carboxyltransferase subunit beta has product MADKTPPKPPQEKRGGWLSRFAPGVRKIVSRRETPDNLWVKDPDSGDMLYRPDLETALWVTPSGRHMRINAAKRLGYTFDGGEYEPIASPEVAEDPLKFSDGKPYRERLIAARKATGLKDAMSIGFGDIGGTPAVAVVQDFAFMGGSLGMAAGEGFIAAAHAAIERNVPLVCFTAAGGARMQEGALSLMQMARTTLAVQELKDAQLPYVVVLTDPTTGGVTASYAMLGDVHLAEPGALIGFAGPRVIETTIREKLPPGFQRSEYLQEKGMVDRVVTRADLPATLGKILSMLMGGRRQAA; this is encoded by the coding sequence ATGGCCGACAAGACCCCTCCCAAACCTCCCCAGGAAAAGCGCGGCGGCTGGCTCAGCCGCTTTGCCCCCGGCGTCCGCAAGATCGTCAGCCGGCGCGAGACGCCCGACAATCTGTGGGTCAAGGATCCGGACAGCGGCGACATGCTCTACCGCCCCGATCTGGAGACCGCCCTGTGGGTGACGCCGTCGGGCCGCCACATGCGGATCAACGCCGCCAAGCGGCTGGGCTACACCTTCGACGGTGGCGAGTACGAGCCGATCGCCTCGCCGGAGGTGGCCGAGGATCCCCTGAAGTTCTCGGACGGCAAGCCCTATCGCGAGCGCCTGATCGCGGCCCGCAAGGCCACGGGCCTGAAGGACGCCATGTCCATCGGCTTCGGCGACATCGGCGGCACGCCGGCGGTGGCCGTGGTGCAGGACTTCGCCTTCATGGGCGGATCGCTGGGCATGGCGGCGGGCGAGGGCTTCATCGCCGCGGCCCACGCCGCGATCGAACGCAACGTGCCCCTGGTCTGTTTCACCGCCGCCGGCGGGGCGCGGATGCAGGAGGGCGCGCTCAGCCTGATGCAGATGGCCCGCACCACCCTGGCGGTGCAGGAGCTGAAAGACGCCCAGCTCCCCTATGTCGTGGTCCTGACCGACCCGACGACCGGCGGCGTCACGGCCAGCTATGCCATGCTGGGCGACGTCCACCTGGCCGAGCCGGGGGCCCTGATCGGCTTCGCCGGTCCGCGGGTGATCGAGACCACGATCCGCGAGAAATTGCCGCCGGGCTTCCAGCGCTCGGAGTATCTGCAGGAGAAGGGCATGGTCGACCGCGTCGTAACCCGCGCCGATCTGCCGGCGACCCTGGGCAAGATCCTGTCGATGCTGATGGGCGGACGGCGTCAGGCGGCCTGA
- a CDS encoding entericidin A/B family lipoprotein, translated as MKKIVALTIVAAALAVSACNTVSGVGRDVSAAGSAVSSGAESAKN; from the coding sequence ATGAAGAAGATCGTTGCCCTGACCATCGTCGCTGCCGCCCTGGCCGTGTCGGCCTGCAACACCGTGTCGGGCGTCGGCCGCGACGTCTCGGCCGCCGGTTCGGCCGTGTCCTCGGGCGCCGAGTCCGCCAAGAACTGA
- a CDS encoding bifunctional folylpolyglutamate synthase/dihydrofolate synthase, producing MDPVSARLLARHPQKIDLSLDRMRTLCAVLGQPQMQLPPVIHVAGTNGKGSTIAFIRAMAEAAGLKVHTYTSPHLVRFNERIRLAGELISDDRLSAILDRIEAVRGVETTVFESTTAAAFVAMAEVPADLAIIEVGLGGALDATNVIERPLLSVIAPVDYDHAEFLGTAIEGIAGEKAGILKAGARGIVARQTEAAMAVIEARAASVLTPLTVMGTDFDAWAERGGMAFQDQERFLDLPAPGLRGPHQIANAGLAVAVALELDLPEAAIAAGIAGASWPARMQRLSAGPYGEMARTAEAELWLDGGHNPHAGRALAEALAERQAKAPRPLALIVGMLANKDHAGFFEALKGSEGHVFTVGFDGAAADPAALAAVARGHGLGAQSSSSVEAALSRALRLGAGRVVICGSLYLAGEVLGASPETWPV from the coding sequence ATGGACCCCGTCTCCGCCCGCCTGCTGGCCCGTCACCCCCAGAAGATCGACCTGTCGCTGGACCGGATGCGGACGCTCTGCGCCGTGCTGGGTCAGCCCCAGATGCAGCTGCCGCCCGTGATCCACGTGGCCGGGACCAACGGCAAGGGATCGACGATCGCCTTCATCCGCGCCATGGCCGAGGCGGCCGGGCTGAAGGTCCACACCTATACCTCGCCGCATCTGGTGCGGTTCAACGAACGGATCCGGCTGGCGGGGGAGCTGATCTCGGACGATCGGCTGTCGGCGATCCTGGACCGTATCGAGGCCGTCCGGGGTGTCGAGACGACCGTGTTCGAGAGCACGACGGCCGCCGCCTTTGTCGCCATGGCCGAGGTGCCGGCGGACCTGGCCATCATCGAGGTGGGGCTGGGCGGGGCGCTGGATGCGACCAATGTGATCGAACGACCGCTGCTGAGCGTGATCGCCCCCGTCGACTACGACCACGCCGAGTTCCTGGGCACGGCCATCGAGGGAATTGCGGGCGAGAAGGCGGGCATCCTGAAGGCCGGGGCGCGCGGGATCGTGGCGCGCCAGACCGAGGCGGCGATGGCCGTGATCGAGGCCAGGGCAGCCTCGGTCCTGACGCCGCTCACCGTCATGGGCACCGACTTCGACGCCTGGGCCGAGCGGGGCGGGATGGCGTTTCAGGATCAGGAGCGGTTCCTGGACCTGCCCGCACCCGGGCTGCGCGGTCCGCACCAGATCGCGAATGCCGGGCTGGCGGTGGCGGTCGCGCTGGAACTGGACCTGCCCGAGGCGGCGATCGCGGCGGGCATCGCCGGGGCCAGCTGGCCGGCGCGGATGCAGAGGCTGAGCGCCGGACCCTACGGCGAGATGGCGCGGACGGCCGAGGCCGAGCTGTGGCTGGACGGCGGGCACAACCCCCACGCCGGACGGGCGCTGGCGGAGGCGCTGGCCGAGCGCCAGGCCAAGGCCCCGAGGCCCCTCGCCCTGATCGTCGGCATGCTGGCCAACAAGGACCATGCGGGCTTCTTCGAGGCTCTGAAGGGCTCGGAAGGCCACGTCTTCACCGTCGGGTTCGACGGCGCGGCGGCGGACCCGGCGGCCCTGGCGGCCGTGGCCCGGGGCCATGGTCTGGGGGCCCAGAGCTCGTCCTCGGTCGAGGCGGCGTTGAGCCGGGCGCTTCGCCTCGGGGCCGGCCGGGTGGTCATCTGCGGCTCCCTGTACCTGGCCGGCGAGGTGCTGGGGGCCAGTCCCGAGACCTGGCCGGTCTAG
- a CDS encoding thiamine pyrophosphate-binding protein: MTDTRSQPAGTAARRLVETLAMNGVTRVFCVPGESYLAVLDALVDHPEIEVVTCRHEAGAANMAEAYGKLTGRPGICMVTRGPGATHASIGVHTAHQDSTPMILFVGQIALTDRGRGAFQEVDYREVFGGLAKWATEIESPDRTVEIVERAFATSLQGRMGPVVIALPEDLLHAPGGPAPLRAVAPARAGLDPAFLADLGERLSKAERPLLVLGGSGWTEAAATAVGDWSERLGLPVALSFRRKDILSNDRSNYAGDLGLGCNPELMKRARDADLLIAVGARLGENPTQGYTLFTREHTAKVLVHIHPGPEELGRVWTPLTSAAADNSLAAHALATLEPGRTWHEQAKAAHDHYQAFSTPVPVTGAVNMSECMAHLGEVLPPTAMVTNGAGNFAAWLHRFYRHRACRTQLAPTSGAMGYGYPAAVAAKSLHPDREVICVAGDGDFLMTSQELATAVQHGINTIVIVVDNGTYGTIRMHQEGHYPRRVMATDLRNPDFVKYAEAFGAFAVRCDSTEAFPAALQAARDAAGPGGVPALIHLITSAEDIAPNRTITGLRKG, encoded by the coding sequence ATGACCGACACCCGCTCCCAGCCCGCCGGAACCGCCGCCCGCCGCCTCGTCGAGACCCTCGCCATGAACGGCGTGACCCGGGTCTTCTGCGTGCCTGGCGAGAGCTATCTGGCCGTGCTCGACGCCCTGGTCGACCATCCGGAGATCGAGGTCGTCACCTGCCGGCACGAGGCGGGGGCCGCCAACATGGCCGAGGCCTACGGCAAGCTGACGGGCCGACCCGGCATCTGCATGGTCACCCGCGGGCCGGGCGCGACCCATGCCTCCATCGGCGTGCACACCGCGCATCAGGACTCCACGCCCATGATCCTGTTCGTCGGCCAGATCGCCCTCACCGACCGCGGCCGCGGCGCCTTCCAGGAGGTCGACTACCGCGAGGTCTTCGGCGGCCTGGCCAAATGGGCGACCGAGATCGAGAGCCCCGACCGGACCGTGGAGATCGTCGAGCGCGCCTTCGCCACGTCGCTTCAGGGCCGGATGGGCCCCGTCGTCATCGCCCTGCCCGAGGACCTGCTGCACGCCCCCGGCGGCCCGGCACCGCTCCGGGCAGTGGCACCCGCCAGGGCCGGTCTGGACCCCGCCTTCCTCGCCGATCTGGGCGAGCGGCTGTCGAAGGCCGAACGCCCCCTGCTGGTGCTCGGCGGCTCCGGCTGGACCGAGGCGGCCGCCACGGCGGTCGGGGACTGGTCCGAGCGGCTGGGCCTGCCCGTCGCCCTGTCGTTCCGCCGCAAGGACATCCTCTCCAACGACCGCTCGAACTATGCCGGCGATCTCGGACTGGGCTGCAATCCCGAGCTGATGAAGCGGGCGCGGGACGCCGACCTGCTGATCGCGGTCGGAGCCCGGCTGGGCGAGAACCCGACCCAGGGCTACACCCTGTTCACCCGCGAGCACACGGCAAAGGTTCTGGTCCACATCCACCCGGGCCCCGAAGAACTGGGCCGGGTCTGGACGCCGCTGACCAGTGCCGCCGCCGATAACAGCCTGGCCGCCCACGCCCTCGCGACGCTGGAGCCCGGCCGCACCTGGCACGAGCAGGCCAAGGCCGCCCACGATCACTACCAGGCCTTCTCGACCCCGGTGCCGGTCACCGGCGCGGTCAACATGAGCGAATGCATGGCCCACCTCGGCGAGGTCCTGCCGCCGACCGCCATGGTCACCAACGGGGCCGGCAATTTCGCCGCCTGGCTGCACCGGTTCTACCGCCACCGCGCCTGCCGCACCCAGCTGGCGCCGACCTCGGGGGCCATGGGCTATGGCTACCCGGCCGCCGTCGCCGCCAAGTCGCTGCATCCCGACCGCGAGGTCATCTGCGTCGCGGGCGACGGCGATTTCCTGATGACCAGCCAGGAACTGGCCACGGCCGTCCAGCACGGCATCAACACGATCGTCATCGTCGTCGACAACGGCACCTACGGCACCATCCGCATGCACCAGGAGGGGCACTATCCCCGCCGGGTCATGGCCACGGATCTCAGGAACCCCGACTTCGTGAAATACGCCGAGGCCTTCGGAGCCTTTGCCGTCCGCTGCGACAGCACCGAGGCCTTCCCCGCCGCGCTTCAGGCGGCCCGGGACGCGGCCGGCCCGGGCGGGGTCCCCGCCCTGATCCACCTGATCACCTCCGCCGAGGACATCGCCCCCAACCGCACGATCACGGGCTTGCGAAAGGGCTAG